From the Oligoflexus sp. genome, the window CACGGCGGCTGGCCGATATCGGCATCGAAATGCACGACGAGTTTGCGAGCCGAACGAAACGTTTGCGGGTGGTCGTTTAAAACAACCCGCTCTGGATTCCCAAAGCCGAGGCATCTTGCGAGACGCCATCTCTTCAAAAAGCCGAGGTGGACAGCTCAACCCGAGCTGCACCTCGCTGGCTTTCTTAGAATCTCCAGCCGATATCCAGACCGATACGATCCAGATTTTCGGTTTGACCGGCGCCCAGGAATGCCGACCAGGTCCGTGTTTCACGGCCCAAACGCAGTTCTGCGCCCGCGTCATCCAGGGTGTCATCAGAAATATCGCTTTGTACCGCACCAACCAGACCGCGAACACCGGCGATCAGACCGTTGGAAGCCTGGTAACCGACCATAGGTGCAAAGTGAACAGAAGACATCTCCTGCTCTTCGCCCTTCATGTAGACGTTACCGATAGCGCCGATTTCAACGCGCAGGTTCTGAACGCCAGTTTGGGGAACGTAGGCGATGTCGAGACCTGGGGCGAAGTAATCGTCTTTGTCTTCCACGCGGGTGTGGTCCATACCAGCCCGTGGACCCACGCGCCAGTTGCCGCCGATGGGCTGAGTGGCCGTCGCGGTCACTTCAGGAGTGGCAGCCGATGCGGTCAGCTCTTCACGTACCACGGTTTCTTCTGCAACAGCTTGGGATTCCTGAGTTGGAGCTTCCACAATGATGCGAGCAATCAGGCCGTTCTGCGGAATTTCGCCAACGCCGCGAGCTTCAACTTTCAGCTCAGGCACGCGCTGCACGAGAGCGGCTTTCAAGTTGTTCGCGCGTCTTTCGGAAAGACGTTGGTTGTATTGCGTTGGACCTTCAGGTGTAGCCGAACCAACGATCTGCAGTGGCTCTTGAGTGGCTGCTTGCAGACGCAGGGTGTTGACGCAATCGTCAACCGCGCGACCGTTTACTTTTGCGCTATCCCATTTGAAGGGGACAGTGCACTCACGAGCTGTCTCTTGACTGTAGGAAATTCCATCCATAGTCAAAATACCCAAGACCAAACCGCTAGCCAACTTCATGTTCATACAAATCCTCCAGCCTACTATTAGTTTACTGCTGGTCTCACACAAACCCTGAGTCCCTGTCCATCAGAGAAAATCCCAGGTCGTGGGGAACCAGCATACCTCGGCTCAACGAAATGCAAGGATCGCACCGCTGAACTCCTGGTAAATGAATTAGTTAATATGACCGATCTCAATCACCCTGCAGCGCTGTCCTGTAAAGGGACCGACGCTGCCAGTCGCAGGGCTCCTCTGGTTTCTTTGAGCCGCGCTGACCTTTGTATCATATGTGCCAGTGAACTCAGACCAAAAAGAACGGCTGCGGCAAGCAAGGCTCCACCAGCCCCGGTCCTGTGGGTTTTGCCAAAAACACTCTGGCCTTGGGGTGAGCTGCGAAGGATATGCCCCTCGCTACGCGGCACAGACTGCGCCTTTTTGAAGTAATGATCCAGGCCCCATTTCATTAAGAAGGTACTGAAGGCAGGAGTCAGTGCGTAGCCCAGTCGTGCCAGATTCACGGGCCAACCGACGATGCGGCGGTCTTTGGGTTCCTGGGCCAAATGCACGACAGCACGCGCAATCTTCCATGGGCTTAAAACGGGAGACGCGGGCTTCAGCATATGGCCGGTATAGTTCGCGGCATGCTCGAATCCGGGAGTATTCACAAAGCTGGCGAAAACATCGCAGACATGAATGCCATCGAAGTCTCTCAGCTCCGCTCGCAAGGCTTCGGAAAATCCACGCAATCCAAATTTGCTGGCGCTGTAGGCCACGGCATAGGCGGTAGGGAGCCATGCTCCGGCAGAATTCATATTGATCAAAACACCGGAGTTCTGTCGCTTGAAGTAAGGCACGGCTGCGTAAGCTCCGTGCAGGCAGCCAAGCAGATTGATGCGAATCACTTCTTCATGCACCGCCAGCGGCACATCCGTGAAAGATCCGACCGCTCCGACACCGGCGTTGTTAAACCAGACATCAATACGGCCATTGAAATGATCGGCCGCCGTCTGCGCGAGTCGCTCCACCGCTGCAGGATCTGTCACATCCGTGGGAACAGCGAGTGCGCAGCCCCCTTTCTTTTCGATTTCCTGAACCACATGATCGAGGGCACGGGCGCGCCTCGCGGCGACCACCACGTTCGCGCCTTCTGCTGCGAAGGCCAATGCCGTGGCTTTACCGATGCCGCTTGAAGCTCCGGTGACAACGACCGTGCTTCCTTTCAATTGACGCTTGTGCATGGTTTTGCTCCTTGTCGCGAGGACTCGGTGCGAAAGCTTGCAACAAGCAGACCAGCTTCACTGCTGCACAATTCCCCAACCCACCGCAACGCCCTGGGGAAAAATATCATCGGGAAAATAGACGTCCTGCACGGTACCCTGATTCTCCTGATAGGCGCAGGGCACATTGCTGCCGGCGAATTCCCAGTCCCCTAAACGAAGGCAATTCACAGCGTTCAAAAGATAACGCTGCTGTCCGTCGGCTGTGAGCGTCAGCGAAAGACTTTGCAGTTTTCCATCGCCAAACTGGGGAACGAGCCCGTATGTATACGGTGGAATAGTTTGCTGCTCGCCGCCTTCGGCCGACGGATCAAAGGCGATGTTGCATCGAAATTGTTCAACGCCGAATTTGGGAACGCGGCGATAGCAGGAAAGTCCCGGCTGGTGCGTGGCCAGGATGCGGCTCAAAGGAGCATACGGATAATGCAGGTCGATTTTCTGATGCGGCGCGTAATAGTAATAAATCTTCTGCGCGATCGGTCCATAGATCCCGATGATGAATGGGGACGCCTCACGGTAAGCCTCGGCCGTCACGGGGGCCAAGGGTTCCAGGGGCTTGATCTGAACCTGCGGCCCACCGCCGTCATCAGCGGGAGGCTGTGAGGCGGACAAAGGCAGGGACAGAAGGCCGAGGCCAAGCAAAGGAGACAGGATGGTCAGTCGTTTCATGGCGCGATCCTTGGGCTAAAGGTAAGAACAGCAGCTTTCTGAATACGGGACTTTACCCTTTTGGGTAAAGCGTTCAGTCGGTATGTGCACAGGAACTGTTTTCCAATTGCGAACAGCAGGACCCCGGTATAGGAATGTCAAAAAAACATGACAACGGAAAATTTGACTCTACTCATCATCAACGCGCGATCCAGCAAAGAGGCTCTGCAGCAAGTTTTCGCCTGGCGTAAAGCCCTGGACTCCCGCTTCTCCCTGGCCTATATTGCCCGCCGTCTCGGTCTGAAATCCCGGGGGACGCTTTCTTTGATGCTGCGGGGGGAACGGCCGATTCCCAGTCGCATCCGCCGGCCGCTCTTTCAGGTGCTGACCCGTGATGAGCCGCTGACCGATTATCTGGAGCTGATGCTGGCGCGTGAGGAAGCGGCCTCGGACAACGTGCGGCAGGACGCCGAAGCGAAACTGAAGGCTCTGCATTTTTTCCTGCGGGATCGTTTCACTTCGATTCACCTGCAGCATGGAATGAATCTTCTGGCCTCGGATATACTCTGCGCCTTCGATCTTTTCCAAGGCCGTCCGACCGAGCGGCAGCTGATTGAATTCTTCGGCAAGGCGCGTTTTCCCGAAGTGCAGACCGCGATCGGTTCTTTGCTTTTGAACGGGCTGATCGAAAAAAATGATGGGCATCTGAAGCGAACCGACAAGACCCAGCGTTTTCTCACGATTCAGGGCAGGGAGCAGGATTCCATGCTTACGTATTTAAAGGAATCCATTCACGACGCCTGGCTCAATGTTGGCCAATGGCAGGGGGATACCACCATGTCCTGCTTTGGTTCGACCACGATGAGCGTCAGGCGGGAAATTTACATGGAAGTGATCAAGCGTTTGAAAAAAGATATGTTCCGCTATTTTTCAGAGCTGGAGACGGATGAAGGCGATACGCTGATCCGCTTCAATATGCAGATCTTCCCCTTACAGCCGCCAGGATGAATGCGCATGCACGCCCGCCCCGAAATCAGCGTCGCGCCCATGGAAGGCGTCACCACCTTTCCGATGCGCCTTTGGCTGCAGATGATCGCGCAGCCGCGTGCCATGACCAGCCCTTTTTTAAGGGTCACGCGGGCCTTTCCCGACGACGCCCTGCCCGAGAGTTTCATTCCTGAACTCACGCTGCTGCGGGGTGCTCTGCCGTATGGTTTGATCCCTCAATTCATCACCGGCGAGCCTGAACAGTTTTTACGTGCGGCGGAATTCATTCCCGACGCCATCGCACCTGTGATTGAACTCAACTGCGGCTGTCCTTCCCCCAATTCCCTGGGCCGCATGGCGGGCAGCGGCATGCTGCGCGAGCCTGAATTCTTTGCGCGTTCTCTTGAAAAACTGGCCGCGGAATTGGGGCCCGGACGCCTGGCCGTGAAGATGCGCCTCGGCATCGAAGCTGATGCGGAATTCCCTGCGCTGCTCGACGCTGTGCGTTCGCTGCCGCTGGCGCGCCTCACTGTGCATGCCCGCACCCGGGCCGATGGTTACCGGGGTCACGCCCGCTGGGAGGCCGTGCAGAAGGCTGCCGGGGCCACCCGCACGCCTGTGCTTGCCTCGGGTGATGTCTGGGGGCTTGCCAGCTTTGAAAAACTCAAAGCCACCGCACCGGATATTCAGGGCGTTATGATCGGAAGGGGTCTGCTCAGAAATCCCTGGATCTTTCGTGAACTCGACTCGGGCGAACCCACGCGGATGGATGGTCACAGCTTTATCCTGGCCCTTTTTTGTTATGCCCTTCTGCAGGAAATCTTTCTGCGAGATCCCGGCAGACTTTATCAAAAAGTGGCGAAGGGGCGCCTGGGTTTTGCCTGTGGCATCGACTTCGCAGCCTGGGAAAAGGTCACGGTGGAGCTGACCACTCTTGTCTTCGGCGTGCCCTTTCTTCTGCTGCCCAAAAGCGGCCTCGGCACCCGGACCCTTTCGCCCGTGGCCTTCAGTCGCCTGCGTTTTCTTTGGAGCTATCTGCGTTCGAGTCTGCCGGAACCTTATGCGGCTCCGGCGCTGATGCGCTGCAAAAAAGCTGAGGATTTTTTTGAAGCGCTCGGGACTCAGCTGGAAGAAACCGATCACGCGCCTTTGGATATCGGGCATCAGGAAAGCTGGGACCCGCATTTCGCAGGCCAGCGCGGTTAACTCTGCAAAAATCCGATGGCGCCGTTCAGAAGAGGAATGGTCATAAGCCCCATGGCGAAGCGCGATGACCAGATCCGATTTTTCGCCGATGCCCCCTCTTTCAGTTCCATGATCACAGACGTCAGCATCGCACCACCGGCTGTTGCCAGAAGGAAGGGCAGAAGAGTCTCACTGCCATTTAAAAGAACCCCAGCGCCCATGCCGCCGAAGAGTTCAATCACGCCCGAACCGATGCCACCGGCAAAGGCCCAGACTGGGCCGACACCAAGCGCCCGCAGACAGGCCACCATCAAAAGACCTTCAGGAATATTTTGCAGAGCAATGGAACTCAAAACCGTGCGTGCCTGCACAGAATCAAGACCCACAAGAGCCGCGCCTGATGCGAGGCCTTCCGGAAAATTGTGAACCATGAGAACGAAGGCTAAAAGAAGCTGTCCCTGCTGTCCCTTCGCACCTTCAAAGCGGTGCATAAGCCGATGCAGGGCCACGATCATCAACACGCCTGCGTAAAGGCCAAAACCAATGGGAGCAAAGCGCTGCCAATCACCAAAGGCCGCGACCGCAGCGGGACCAACCAGGGAAAACGCAACAGCGGAAATCATCAGACCCAAAGCAAAGTCGATGGGCAGACGCCAGGGTTCAAAACGCTGCCCCGGCAGCCGCAGCATGGCCAGAGCCGAACCGAACGCGGTCGAACCGAAGGAAATCAGACCACCGACGGTGGCAAGCATGAAGGGCGTCATATTCCATTCCTTTCCAGCCGGCTGTGTCCTCAGTCCCGGCCTACTTGAATAGAATCGTCGATCCATCCATAGAAATAAAATATCTTCAATCAATCACGTCATAGTTTTTGACTATAGTCCTAAGTCCTCAAATACTTTGCCGTAAAGCTGCCTTTGACGGACGCCACGGCCTCGGGCGTGCCCTGAGCGATCACTTTTCCGCCCTCATCTCCGGCTCCCGGTCCCATATCAATGATCCAATCGCTGCGGCGAATGACATCCATATCATGCTCGACCGTGATCACGGTATGACCGGCATCCACCAGCCGATCGAGCTGAATCAGAAGACGTTCGACATCCGAGGGATGCAGACCCGTGGTCGGTTCATCCAGCACATAAAGCGTGGCGCCTCGCGTGGCTCGCTGCAATTCACTCGCCAGCTTAATCCGCTGCGCCTCGCCTCCAGACAGCTCCGTCGCCGGCTGGCCGAGTCTTAAATAACCCAGGCCCACTTCCCGCAGGATTTCAAGCGGCCGATGCACAGCGGGATCATCCGCAAAAAATTCCGCGGCCTTGTCCACCGTCATGTTCAAAACATCGGCTATGCTTTGATCGCGGTATTTGACTTCCAAAGTCTTCGCATTATAGCGGGCGCCGTGACAGGTCGGACAGGGAGCATAGACACTGGGAAGGAAGAGCAGCTCAACCATCACAAAGCCCTCCCCTTCGCAGTTTTCGCAGCGGCCTTTGGCAACATTGAAGGAAAACCGCCCCGCATCATAGCGTCGGGATTTGGCCAGGGGCGTGTTCGCATAAATTTTACGGATGGGATCAAAGAGTCCCGTATAGGTTGCAAGGTTCGAGCGCGGCGTGCGGCCGATCGGTTTTTGATCCACGCGGACAAGGCGTTTGATGCCGCCCAGGCCGCCTTTGATTTCGCCGCCCTGCGTTTGCACTTCGGTGCGTTCGAGCTCTTCGCCTTCCTCGTCCGTTTTCACGGGATCAAGACCCAGAGCCGCGGTGACGAGTTCCACCAGCACCTGACTCACAAGACTGGATTTACCGGAGCCGGAGATTCCTGTGACACTGGTGAGGACGCCCAAGGGCAGATCCACATTCACCCTGTTTAAGTTGTTGCGTGTCACGCCCACAAGGTGCAGCCAGCCCTTCACCGGCCGCGGGGCGCGCGGCGCAGGAGGATCCACATGAAAAAGATGCCGGCGGGTTTGCGAGGCTTCCACCTTCGCCAGATCTTTCAAGGGACCGCTGTAAAGAATCTGGCCCCCGTGCTGACCGGCCGCGGGTCCGACATCCACGATCCAATCCGCTTTGCGGATGATTTCCAGTTCATGCTCGACGACAAAGATCGAATTGCCGGCCGCCTTGAGGCGCGACAAGGCTCGGAGCAAAGCCTCGGTATCCGCAGGATGCAAACCCGCGGAAGGTTCGTCCAGGACGTACACGACTCCAAAAAGATTCGAATGCACCTGGGTGGCAAGGCGAAGACGCTGAAGCTCACCGGGAGAAAGCGTGGGCGTGCTCCGATCCAAGGCCAGGTATCCAAGGCCCAAATCCAAAAGCACCTGCAGCCGCCCCAGGATATCGGCGGCAATGCGTTCGGTGACCATCGCAATCTCGGGATGTTCACGCCGCAGTTTCTCCAGGCGCGGCGCCTCCCCCTTTGCATAAGGCTCCAGAATCTTTCCCAGCGCCTTCATCGGCAGAAGGGAAAGCTCGGCAATGTCGCGTCCTTCAAATTTTACTGACAGCGATTCCTTACGGAGCCGTTTGCCATCGCAGGTCGGGCATTCGCGGCTGATCATATACTGCGCGACCCGTTTTTTCATCAGCTGGCTCTGCGTGGTGGCAAAGGTATGAAGGACATAGCGCTGCGCACTGGAAAAATTGCCGATATAACTCGGCTCGTCTTTGCGCTTCAGCGCGCGTTTCACTTCATGCGCTTCAAAGCCCGCATAAACGGGAACGGAGGGCTGTTCGTCGGTGAAGAGGATCCAATCCCGGTCTTTTTTCGGCAGCTTCTTCCAGGGCGTATCAATATCATAGCCGAGGGTCACGAGCATATCCCTCAGGTTCTGCCCGTGCCATGCGGGAGGCCAGGCCGCGATCGCGCGTTCGCGTATGCTCAAATTCGGATCCGGCACCATCGACTCTTCGGTGGCATCATAAATGCGGCCGAGTCCATGGCACTTGGGGCAGGCCCCTTCGGGAGTATGCGGGGAAAAACCTTCGGCATAGATGATCGGCTGCTTCGGAGGATAACTTCCCGCGCGCGAGTAAAGCATACGCAGAAGATTCGAGAGCGTGGTGACCGTTCCCACCGACGACCGCGTGGTGGGCGAACCTCTTTGCTGCTGCAGTGCGACCGCAGGCGGCAGACCATTTATCGACTCCACTTCAGGCACCGACATCTGATTGAAGAGCCGCCGCGCATAGGGGGAAACAGATTCCAGGTAACGCCTCTGCGCTTCCGCATAGAGCGTCCCAAACGCCAAAGACGATTTTCCCGAACCTGAGACCCCAGTGAACACGACCAGGGCATCCCTTGGAATATCGACATCAACATTTTTCAAATTGTGTTCCCGCGCACCGCGAACGCGAACAAAGCCTTGTTCTTTTTGCTGGGCATCCGTCATCATCCGTCCCCCTTCACGCCAGGGATCTTAGCATGAAGGACCGGGATGATGTACTCTTCGCTTGGACTATTCATTCTCCGCTGGAATGGACATGAAGGTTCCAGCCTGCAGTGCCTTAAGGGTACTTGCTGGTCAGGATCGAGGCCTTGATCTCGTCCAGGACTTTGGAGTTCTCGCGGAGCCAGCGATTGAAGCTTTCTATGACCTTCGGGTAGCGAATCGTGGCGAGGCAGTAGTCAAATTCCTCCGAAAATTTTTCATGAAAATAAAAGTGGACGGGAGCGCGGCCTTCACTGTTCACGCGTATCCATTCCCGCGCCGCATCATAATGCAGATAAATCAAATCCGTGCGCCGGGAAGCCAGGACTTTCATGGCACTGCTCACATCGTTCACATAGCTGATCTTCACGCCATGAAAAGGACTTTTGGAATCAGTCAGGAAGGAAATCGTATAACCGGCGATCGTTGTCACCTGTTTGATCTGGGCCGGATCAAGCTCAGGCTTAAGACCAATGAAACCGGCCCGGCTCTTCATAAAAGGGTCGGAATAGATGACGGGCACTGATGAGCTTCCTTCCGCCCACGCGCGATTGGAAGGGGCGAGAAAGTCCAGCCGGCCTTCCTTGAATTCGACGTAGTATCGGCGAATCGGCTGCGCTTTCAACTGCCAGTGGATTCCAGTATCGGCTGAAAAGCGCTGCAGGACGCGCGGCAGATAACCGTCGACCTTGCCTGATAGATTCCAGTACTGCGGATAAAGCTGAGTGTCGGGAAGACCCACGACATAGGACGGAGACTTGAGGGCCTGCAGAAGAGGCAGCAAAAACACCAGAAAACCGGCTCGTAGGAATGACTTCATGTCCTGGCTCATCCAAAAAGAATACTCTTCGCTTTTCGAATTCTAGATGAGTACCAGGCAAAATCAACGCATTAAAATGCCATACACATTTGACCGCTACGCGGCTGGACACGATGCAGGCGCATGCTCGCATCCACAGCCAGAAGCTCGCCAAAATCGAGCGGATGCCAGACATTTTCACCCAGCATCGGTTCACTGGCGAGCATGAAGTGAGTCACCTGTCCGTCTCGACTGGGATTCTCACAGGACGGAATCCAGTACGGGCATTCCTGGCGCTTCTTGCAGCGTTTTTTATAGGTGCTGAGGTGAAGCTCCTTGCCACCTTGATGAGCCACCATGGTATCGCCGTCGGTCAGGATAAAGGTTAGAAACGTGCTTTCATCAAAAGCCTCATCCCCGCGACTCATGCCCCCGGTGATGGCGCACAGCTCCTGCACCGCGCTCTGCACGCCCTCCAGGATCTCGTGCAGAGGCTGGTTTTTCTGCTGAAGTTGAACCCTTTGGGACAGATGAGTCAGGATCAGGAAAAAGATGCATTCCGAATCCGTCTCCCCTTGGATGTTCGCACGAAATTCGGGAGCGATTTTGGCCAGAATCTTCGGCCTCACACGATCAAAACGTCCGATCTTCCCATTGTGCGCGAAGACCCAGCGTCCATACTGAAAGGGATGCGTGTTTAAAAAATCAGCTTCGCCCGCGGTCGCTTTCCGAATATGCGCGAGCACCGTACGGGAGTGGACGAGCGAGGAAACGCGGCGATAAAGATCATCATCGCAGGCTGTGCTCGCTGATTTCACGATATGCGGAGAATCCGCGCGATAATAGGCGACACCCCAGCCGTCACGATGATGTTCACTCTGCCTCAGCAAAGCGTTTTCCGCGTGAACGAGACTCTGATGAACCTGACTCTGGTTAACGGCCCGAAAACCAAACAGACGGCACATGCCTTTAAAACCTCATGAAGGCTCGATGCAAATCAGAAAATTGTTTTGGGGGAACAGGTGTATTATGCCGAACGGCAACAGAGGCAGGCCAAGGAACAGGCTTGGAACCAGGCTGCTTTTTTGAAGGAGTATGGAATCAGGATCGAAGTCATAGTTACGCTTATCCCATATGCGGAATCAGGTCTCATGCTCATCCTAACGAGTGCCGCAGTCGTCGTCTGCAATTTTCTTTCTATAAGCTTATGCCGATTCCCCATAAGCCACGGGACGGACGCCCTGTCAATCCAGCCAGACTCATCCATGACCCTGATATGACCGGGATATTCGTAGTTTTTCAAGTCCCACAACCCCTTTCCCGATAAGAATACAGAACCACCGCGCGAGGATATCAGCATGCGACGATTCATACCGTGCGTCTTATTTATAGCT encodes:
- a CDS encoding SDR family oxidoreductase produces the protein MHKRQLKGSTVVVTGASSGIGKATALAFAAEGANVVVAARRARALDHVVQEIEKKGGCALAVPTDVTDPAAVERLAQTAADHFNGRIDVWFNNAGVGAVGSFTDVPLAVHEEVIRINLLGCLHGAYAAVPYFKRQNSGVLINMNSAGAWLPTAYAVAYSASKFGLRGFSEALRAELRDFDGIHVCDVFASFVNTPGFEHAANYTGHMLKPASPVLSPWKIARAVVHLAQEPKDRRIVGWPVNLARLGYALTPAFSTFLMKWGLDHYFKKAQSVPRSEGHILRSSPQGQSVFGKTHRTGAGGALLAAAVLFGLSSLAHMIQRSARLKETRGALRLAASVPLQDSAAG
- a CDS encoding TIGR02147 family protein; this translates as MTTENLTLLIINARSSKEALQQVFAWRKALDSRFSLAYIARRLGLKSRGTLSLMLRGERPIPSRIRRPLFQVLTRDEPLTDYLELMLAREEAASDNVRQDAEAKLKALHFFLRDRFTSIHLQHGMNLLASDILCAFDLFQGRPTERQLIEFFGKARFPEVQTAIGSLLLNGLIEKNDGHLKRTDKTQRFLTIQGREQDSMLTYLKESIHDAWLNVGQWQGDTTMSCFGSTTMSVRREIYMEVIKRLKKDMFRYFSELETDEGDTLIRFNMQIFPLQPPG
- a CDS encoding tRNA-dihydrouridine synthase family protein, whose product is MHARPEISVAPMEGVTTFPMRLWLQMIAQPRAMTSPFLRVTRAFPDDALPESFIPELTLLRGALPYGLIPQFITGEPEQFLRAAEFIPDAIAPVIELNCGCPSPNSLGRMAGSGMLREPEFFARSLEKLAAELGPGRLAVKMRLGIEADAEFPALLDAVRSLPLARLTVHARTRADGYRGHARWEAVQKAAGATRTPVLASGDVWGLASFEKLKATAPDIQGVMIGRGLLRNPWIFRELDSGEPTRMDGHSFILALFCYALLQEIFLRDPGRLYQKVAKGRLGFACGIDFAAWEKVTVELTTLVFGVPFLLLPKSGLGTRTLSPVAFSRLRFLWSYLRSSLPEPYAAPALMRCKKAEDFFEALGTQLEETDHAPLDIGHQESWDPHFAGQRG
- the uvrA gene encoding excinuclease ABC subunit UvrA; this translates as MMTDAQQKEQGFVRVRGAREHNLKNVDVDIPRDALVVFTGVSGSGKSSLAFGTLYAEAQRRYLESVSPYARRLFNQMSVPEVESINGLPPAVALQQQRGSPTTRSSVGTVTTLSNLLRMLYSRAGSYPPKQPIIYAEGFSPHTPEGACPKCHGLGRIYDATEESMVPDPNLSIRERAIAAWPPAWHGQNLRDMLVTLGYDIDTPWKKLPKKDRDWILFTDEQPSVPVYAGFEAHEVKRALKRKDEPSYIGNFSSAQRYVLHTFATTQSQLMKKRVAQYMISRECPTCDGKRLRKESLSVKFEGRDIAELSLLPMKALGKILEPYAKGEAPRLEKLRREHPEIAMVTERIAADILGRLQVLLDLGLGYLALDRSTPTLSPGELQRLRLATQVHSNLFGVVYVLDEPSAGLHPADTEALLRALSRLKAAGNSIFVVEHELEIIRKADWIVDVGPAAGQHGGQILYSGPLKDLAKVEASQTRRHLFHVDPPAPRAPRPVKGWLHLVGVTRNNLNRVNVDLPLGVLTSVTGISGSGKSSLVSQVLVELVTAALGLDPVKTDEEGEELERTEVQTQGGEIKGGLGGIKRLVRVDQKPIGRTPRSNLATYTGLFDPIRKIYANTPLAKSRRYDAGRFSFNVAKGRCENCEGEGFVMVELLFLPSVYAPCPTCHGARYNAKTLEVKYRDQSIADVLNMTVDKAAEFFADDPAVHRPLEILREVGLGYLRLGQPATELSGGEAQRIKLASELQRATRGATLYVLDEPTTGLHPSDVERLLIQLDRLVDAGHTVITVEHDMDVIRRSDWIIDMGPGAGDEGGKVIAQGTPEAVASVKGSFTAKYLRT
- a CDS encoding class II glutamine amidotransferase; the protein is MCRLFGFRAVNQSQVHQSLVHAENALLRQSEHHRDGWGVAYYRADSPHIVKSASTACDDDLYRRVSSLVHSRTVLAHIRKATAGEADFLNTHPFQYGRWVFAHNGKIGRFDRVRPKILAKIAPEFRANIQGETDSECIFFLILTHLSQRVQLQQKNQPLHEILEGVQSAVQELCAITGGMSRGDEAFDESTFLTFILTDGDTMVAHQGGKELHLSTYKKRCKKRQECPYWIPSCENPSRDGQVTHFMLASEPMLGENVWHPLDFGELLAVDASMRLHRVQPRSGQMCMAF